A region of Phaeodactylum tricornutum CCAP 1055/1 chromosome 14, whole genome shotgun sequence DNA encodes the following proteins:
- a CDS encoding predicted protein, protein MDPVAKDHTQEIPSAGRRSLVGSSASFRDEGSQAFRYNDGDEDDQSLKDDEADFINRLFTTVDAPCRGVSMCHTSFEDKLDLFSHCRQPLDFWSFLRKHNTHNGTGVEMMPAGTYVVPTFCEYCGASHTSQCKPNCGRPPLFFAKKRPPFQKPDSKRWNSETDEEIAPQVSRSVQTTKSWVAGLFGGKGAS, encoded by the exons ATGGATCCAGTGGCGAAAGATCATACGCAAGAAATTCCTAGCGCAGGACGGCGGTCTCTAGTAGGATCGAGCGCTTCCTTCCGGGATGAGGGATCTCAAGCATTTCGCTAcaatgatggcgacgaagacgatcaaAGCTTAAAGGATGACGAAGCTGATTTCATCAATCGACTTTTTACAACTGTTGACGCACCGTGCCGAGGCGTTTCCATGTGCCACACAAGCTTTGAGGACAAGCTCGACCTTTTTTCG CACTGCCGGCAACCGCTTGATTTCTGGTCATTTCTTCGTAAACACAATACTCATAACGGGACGGGTGTTGAGATGATGCCCGCTGGTACCTACGTCGTTCCCACTTTTTGTGAGTATTGCGGGGCCTCCCATACTTCGCAATGTAAGCCCAACTGTGGTCGCCCTCCTTTATTTTTTGCGAAAAAGCGACCGCCATTCCAAAAACCAGACTCGAAACGGTGGAATTCCGAAACAGACGAGGAGATTGCCCCTCAAGTGTCACGCAGTGTTCAAACAACTAAGAGCTGGGTAGCAGGTTTGTTTGGAGGGAAAGGAGCCAGCTGA